One window of Robiginitalea biformata HTCC2501 genomic DNA carries:
- a CDS encoding thioredoxin family protein, producing MKHLTLPRMVTRNSLARALTPLLTPTYLLLAACTVLLAGCKAQPAHTAVRMPDQGTEILVGTAAIDSLHAQPFAGWYEPNLAAYEPDPEKIAELEDLLEGIDITLFMGTWCEDSQREVPRFVKILEKAGYPADEVELITMTREKDTPQGYEEGFGIINVPTFIFYRDGEELGRIVEYPIEGLETDMVKILSGAPYRHAYDWD from the coding sequence ATGAAGCATCTGACCCTCCCCCGAATGGTTACACGGAACTCCCTTGCACGGGCTCTGACGCCCCTGCTCACTCCCACGTACCTGCTGCTGGCGGCGTGTACGGTCCTGCTGGCCGGTTGCAAGGCCCAGCCCGCCCATACTGCAGTCCGGATGCCGGACCAGGGGACTGAAATCCTGGTGGGTACCGCGGCCATTGATTCCCTACACGCGCAGCCCTTTGCCGGGTGGTATGAGCCCAATCTGGCCGCCTACGAGCCGGACCCTGAAAAAATTGCCGAACTGGAAGACCTGTTGGAAGGGATCGACATTACGCTGTTTATGGGTACCTGGTGCGAAGACAGCCAGCGGGAAGTCCCCCGGTTTGTAAAGATCCTCGAAAAAGCCGGCTACCCGGCCGACGAGGTGGAACTGATTACCATGACCCGGGAGAAGGATACCCCCCAGGGCTACGAAGAGGGATTTGGAATCATCAACGTCCCCACGTTTATCTTTTACCGGGACGGGGAGGAACTGGGGCGGATTGTTGAATATCCCATCGAAGGCCTGGAAACCGATATGGTGAAAATCCTCAGCGGGGCGCCCTACCGCCACGCCTACGACTGGGATTAA
- the map gene encoding type I methionyl aminopeptidase: MSAIQIKSAEEIELMRESALVVSKTLGMLAAEIKPGVTGLQLDKLAETFIRDQGAEPGFLGMYDFPNTLNISPNAQVVHGIPNDTPFEEGDIISVDCGALKNGFYGDHAYTFPIGEVAPETLKLLEVTKESLYVGIREFRAGNRVGDVAWAIQDHCEKHGYGVVRELVGHGLGRKLHEAPEMPNYGKRGRGKKFVDGMVVAIEPMINRGTRRIRQLRDGWTILTADGQPSAHFEHDVALVDGKPELLSTFAYIYEALGIESDEETAFRAAPLTT, from the coding sequence ATGTCTGCGATTCAAATCAAATCGGCCGAGGAAATTGAACTCATGCGCGAGAGCGCACTGGTCGTTTCCAAAACACTCGGGATGCTGGCCGCCGAGATCAAACCCGGGGTTACCGGGCTCCAGCTCGATAAACTGGCGGAAACCTTTATCCGCGACCAGGGAGCCGAACCGGGGTTCCTCGGCATGTACGATTTCCCGAACACCCTGAACATCAGCCCGAATGCCCAGGTAGTCCACGGCATTCCCAACGATACGCCTTTTGAGGAAGGGGATATCATATCGGTGGATTGCGGGGCATTGAAAAACGGATTTTACGGGGACCATGCCTATACGTTCCCCATTGGGGAGGTGGCCCCGGAAACCCTGAAATTGTTGGAGGTCACCAAGGAATCGCTCTATGTGGGCATCCGGGAATTCCGGGCCGGCAACCGCGTAGGCGATGTGGCCTGGGCCATCCAGGACCACTGTGAAAAACACGGATACGGCGTGGTGCGCGAGCTGGTAGGGCACGGGCTGGGACGCAAACTGCACGAAGCCCCGGAGATGCCCAATTACGGCAAACGCGGCCGCGGAAAAAAGTTTGTAGACGGAATGGTGGTGGCCATCGAGCCGATGATCAACAGGGGTACCCGCCGGATTCGGCAACTCCGGGACGGGTGGACCATCCTCACGGCCGACGGCCAGCCAAGCGCCCACTTTGAGCACGATGTGGCGCTGGTTGACGGGAAGCCGGAACTGCTCTCCACGTTTGCCTATATCTACGAGGCCCTGGGGATTGAATCGGACGAGGAAACGGCCTTTCGGGCCGCCCCGTTAACTACCTGA
- a CDS encoding class I SAM-dependent methyltransferase yields MKRLFKWALGIFPRPVLIRLSFAIRPVLSLLLRGNRYTDPIDGKSYRTFLPYGYEKPRENVLSPSTLSLERHRLLWLYLKQETDFFTAPLRLLHFAPEQAFHRRFRRMPNLEYTTTDLNSPLADVKADICQLPFKDNSFDVILCNHVLEHIPDHRQALSELYRVMKPGGWGVFQVPQDLDRETTFEDPGITDPQERRRIFGQYDHVRVYGRDYFDILRQAGFMAEGVDYTRGFTPEQLERYRLAPGELIPLVRKPVGEAGALGKA; encoded by the coding sequence GTGAAGCGGCTCTTTAAATGGGCCCTGGGCATTTTTCCCAGGCCGGTGCTGATCCGACTGAGCTTTGCAATCCGCCCCGTATTGTCGCTGCTCCTGAGGGGCAACCGCTACACCGACCCGATCGACGGAAAAAGTTACCGGACCTTTTTACCTTACGGCTATGAAAAACCGCGGGAAAATGTCCTTTCCCCATCCACGTTATCCCTGGAACGCCACCGGCTCCTGTGGCTCTACCTGAAGCAGGAGACGGATTTTTTTACGGCGCCGCTGCGGTTGCTTCACTTTGCCCCCGAACAGGCGTTTCACCGGCGCTTCCGCCGGATGCCCAACCTGGAGTACACCACCACGGACCTGAATTCCCCCCTGGCGGACGTCAAGGCCGATATCTGCCAGCTGCCCTTTAAAGACAATTCCTTTGACGTCATCCTCTGCAACCATGTCCTGGAACACATCCCGGACCACCGCCAGGCACTTTCCGAATTGTATCGGGTGATGAAACCCGGGGGGTGGGGGGTCTTCCAGGTCCCCCAGGATTTGGATCGGGAAACGACTTTTGAGGACCCGGGCATTACCGACCCGCAGGAGCGGCGTCGGATCTTTGGCCAGTACGACCACGTCCGGGTATACGGCCGCGATTATTTCGATATCTTAAGGCAGGCCGGTTTTATGGCCGAAGGCGTAGACTATACGCGGGGGTTTACACCCGAACAACTCGAGCGGTACCGGCTGGCTCCCGGGGAACTGATCCCCCTGGTGCGCAAACCCGTCGGGGAAGCAGGCGCTTTGGGAAAGGCGTAA
- a CDS encoding FAD:protein FMN transferase — MKALSRFKSTRGWACIGRVSAKLGTGCLALVLAVAAGCSRPELQRRDYRGQALGTTYAITVFGADRKDLGPQIDSVFTVLNQSMSTYLPGSDISRINEGDTTVVVDEMFREVLAASREIHRATGGRFDPTVGILVDAWGFGPGAALEMDSTTVDSLRQYVGLDKITRTPDNRIRKETTGIRLDFNAIAKGYAIDRLALLLEQAGSEHFLVEVGGEVRTRGRQPEKDQPWRVGIDDPQATGARQIKQVVELEDASMASSGNYRKFREDPQTGRRYVHTIDPLTGFTRDSNILAVSVIAPTCMVADGYATAFMAMDLEASRELLDNSGDLEAYIIYLDAEGNTREFVTEGFRSRIAR; from the coding sequence ATGAAGGCCTTATCGAGATTTAAATCTACCCGGGGGTGGGCCTGTATCGGCCGGGTTTCCGCGAAGCTTGGCACGGGGTGCCTGGCCCTGGTCCTGGCGGTGGCCGCGGGTTGTTCCCGGCCGGAGCTGCAACGGCGGGATTACCGGGGGCAGGCCCTGGGGACCACCTATGCAATCACCGTATTCGGGGCGGACCGGAAAGACCTCGGGCCGCAGATCGATTCGGTGTTTACCGTCCTGAACCAGTCCATGTCCACCTACCTGCCCGGTTCGGACATTTCCCGCATCAACGAGGGGGATACGACCGTGGTGGTAGACGAAATGTTCCGGGAAGTCCTCGCGGCTTCCCGGGAAATCCACCGGGCTACAGGGGGCCGGTTTGACCCGACCGTAGGCATCCTGGTAGACGCCTGGGGTTTCGGCCCGGGGGCGGCCCTGGAAATGGACAGTACCACCGTAGACAGCTTGCGGCAGTACGTGGGGCTGGACAAAATCACCCGGACCCCGGATAACCGGATCCGCAAGGAAACAACCGGCATCCGCCTGGACTTCAACGCCATTGCCAAGGGGTATGCCATAGACCGCCTGGCCCTGCTTTTGGAGCAGGCCGGCTCCGAACATTTTCTGGTGGAAGTGGGGGGCGAGGTACGCACCCGGGGCAGGCAGCCGGAAAAGGACCAGCCCTGGCGGGTGGGTATCGATGACCCTCAGGCTACCGGGGCGCGGCAGATTAAACAGGTGGTGGAATTGGAAGACGCTTCCATGGCCTCTTCCGGAAACTACCGAAAATTCCGGGAAGATCCGCAAACGGGCAGGCGGTACGTGCATACCATCGACCCGCTTACCGGGTTTACCCGCGATTCAAATATCCTTGCCGTTTCGGTGATAGCGCCCACCTGTATGGTGGCAGACGGCTATGCCACGGCATTTATGGCCATGGACCTGGAAGCCAGCCGGGAACTCCTCGATAATTCCGGGGACCTGGAGGCCTATATCATCTACCTGGACGCGGAGGGGAATACCCGGGAGTTTGTCACGGAAGGATTCCGCTCCCGAATCGCACGCTGA